The following proteins come from a genomic window of Halorussus halophilus:
- a CDS encoding HEWD family protein: protein MARLHPPESRECQRCGRRDEWDAEVDNWTIASEEESGNAFCIHEWDINGSHNPIRN, encoded by the coding sequence ATGGCTCGACTGCACCCGCCCGAAAGCCGGGAATGTCAGCGCTGTGGACGCCGCGACGAATGGGACGCGGAGGTAGACAACTGGACGATTGCCAGCGAGGAGGAGTCTGGCAACGCCTTCTGCATCCACGAGTGGGACATCAACGGCTCCCACAATCCGATTCGGAACTAG